Genomic DNA from Nitrospinota bacterium:
GGATAGGACTCCAGGTATTTCCTGTACACTTCGGCGGCCTTTTCCAGGTTCTTGCCCGCCTTGTATGCAAGGGCCAGCCCTTCGTATCCTTTGGAAAATTCAGGGAATCTTTTGATCACGTCCTTATATAGCTTTTCCGCCTCGGCGTTCTTTCCCATCTGGATGTATATCCGGCCTTTGTAGTACAGCCCCACCGGATCATCGGGAAAAACACCGCCAAATTTGTCCAGCGCGGTTATGGCCGCCTCGTACTCTTTGTCCTGCAACAGGGCCAGGGAAAGGTAAATCCACGCTTCCTTGTTCTTCGGGTCCAGCTCGGTGATCCTGCTGAAATATTTGGCCGCCTTTTCAAAGCGGCCCATGCTCGAATGTATCCCGCCGATGATCACAAGGCAGGGCACATAGTCCGGCTCCGATTCCAGCGCCGTTTCGGCGGCCTTCTGGGCGTCTTCCACCCGCCCCATGCGCAGATAAAGCCCGGCCATCCGTTCGTATGACTGCACAAGGCCCTCGTCCTCCTCCACCGCCATTTCATACCGCCTCAGCGCTTCCTTGTAATCCCCGCGTCTTTCGGCCAGCAGCCCCAGCGTGAACTGGTAATAGGCGAAGGAACGGTCCATGGCCGGTTCGGCGATCACCGATTCTGGCTTTGGATCTTCGGACTTGGCCGCTGGCGGCGCCTCGGAAGGCTCCAGCCGGGCCGCCGGAGCGGTGGCGCACGAAGAGGCCAGAAAGAGGGCCAACACGGCCGCCGAGGCGAGGACTTTTTGAAGATTCATGGTTTGATCAAACGGGAACCACCATAGGGGACCAACTTATTGAATACCATCAATGTTTTTTATCAATGTTAGCTATTACGCTTTTTAGCATAACCCGTTTAATTGCCTCGCGCAATTCCGAATCTTCCACTTTGGCGGCCTCCTCCTCGATTTTAAGCAGGGTTTCGGGACTCACAAGGCGTGTGTCCGGTTCTTCCTGCGCCGCAGGTGGGGATGGGCGCGTCCGGTCGAAATCGCGCCGGTACACCACCTTGATTCCGTCCACCACCTTTTTTTCCAAGGCGTTGTTTATCTTGCCGGTGATCTCGTCTTTCAGGTATCCCATGGAATCCGCCCACACCGGTTCTTTGACCCATATGACCAGCTTTTTGCGCTCAAGCTCCGCCGGAAGCGACACCGCCCGGAGCCCTTCGCCCACGATTTCCCCCCATCGTTCCTCGATCATGGCCAGGTCGTAAAGGCTCCCATGGCTTACGGCGGACAAGGCGCGGCCAAGGATGGACCCCAGCGGAGCCATGCGTTTTCCACGTTTTTTAATGTTTGCCACGCTTTTTTTCGTCTTTTAGTTGCTTTAACGCCGGGATTCGTTTATTTTTCTTTTTTCGGCGGCAATGAAAGGGTAACACGCTTCGGCAATGACATTCCATACGGAGTATCTCTGGTTTAACACCGCCAAAAAACGGGAATACATCAATATAACCGGAAAGGTGGAGGAGATACTGGCTAAATCGGGGGTGCGCGAAGGGATGACGCTGGTGTCGGCGATGCACATCACGGCCGGAGTATGGGTCAACGACGCGGAGTCCGGACTGATAGCGGACATAGACGAGTGGCTGGAAAACCTGGCCCCTTACAGGAAGGGATACCGGCATCACGGCACGGGAGAGGACAACGGCGACGCGCATTTGAAGAACCTGCTGGCGCACCACCAGGTGATTGTGCCTGTCACCGGCGGCAAGCTGGACCTGGGGCCGTGGCAGCAGGTGTATTACGCCGAGTTTGACGGCAGGCGGAAGAAACGGGTAATCGTAAAAGTGATGGGAGAATAGCTCTTGAACAATATAAAAAGGACCCCATTGTGGCAGGCGCACCATGCCCTGGGCGCAAGGATGGTGGAATTCAACGGTTGGGAAATGCCTGTGCAGTACACCTCGATAATGGATGAACACAAGGCCACACGGGAAAAGGCCGGGATATTCGACGTGTCCCACATGGGGGAGATAGAGGTGAAAGGGGAGCGGGCGATGGAACTGCTTTCATACCTCACCCCCAACGACGTGGCGGGGCTGAAGGAAAATGTGGTGCAATACTCCGCGCTGCTCAACCAGGCCGGGGGGATAATTGACGACCTGCTCATTTACAAGGTGAGCGACACCCGGTTTTTCATATGTGTCAACGCGGGGAACGCACGCAAGGACTTTGACTGGATGTCCGGCCACGCGGCAGGTTTCCCCGGGGTGGAGGTTGTGAACCTTTCGCGGGACTTCGGGATGATCTCCCTTCAGGGGCCCAACGCCGAAGCGATTTTAAGCTACCTTACCCCCCATCCGATAGGTTCGATGGGCTATTACCACTTTGTCACCACCACCATCGGCGAGTCTTCCGTCCTGCTGTCACGCACCGGATACACCGGGGAGGACGGCTTCGAGCTTTTCGTAAACTGGAACGAGACGGCGGCGATCTGGGACAAGATCGTCACGCGCGGCAAGTCCTTCGGAC
This window encodes:
- a CDS encoding DUF721 domain-containing protein; the encoded protein is MAPLGSILGRALSAVSHGSLYDLAMIEERWGEIVGEGLRAVSLPAELERKKLVIWVKEPVWADSMGYLKDEITGKINNALEKKVVDGIKVVYRRDFDRTRPSPPAAQEEPDTRLVSPETLLKIEEEAAKVEDSELREAIKRVMLKSVIANIDKKH
- the gcvT gene encoding glycine cleavage system aminomethyltransferase GcvT, with the protein product MKRTPLWQAHHALGARMVEFNGWEMPVQYTSIMDEHKATREKAGIFDVSHMGEIEVKGERAMELLSYLTPNDVAGLKENVVQYSALLNQAGGIIDDLLIYKVSDTRFFICVNAGNARKDFDWMSGHAAGFPGVEVVNLSRDFGMISLQGPNAEAILSYLTPHPIGSMGYYHFVTTTIGESSVLLSRTGYTGEDGFELFVNWNETAAIWDKIVTRGKSFGLRPVGLGARDTLRLEMRYPLHGHDINETTTPLEAGLGWIVKMDKGDFIGRQALAVQKETGLKRKLVGIELLDKGIPREGYEIVKNGEKVGKVTSGTLSPTLNKGIALCYVPAEYAAVGTSLQVDIRGKLYEAQIVKTPFVQSRVKKTVVAVEEVKAE
- a CDS encoding YjbQ family protein, with protein sequence MTFHTEYLWFNTAKKREYINITGKVEEILAKSGVREGMTLVSAMHITAGVWVNDAESGLIADIDEWLENLAPYRKGYRHHGTGEDNGDAHLKNLLAHHQVIVPVTGGKLDLGPWQQVYYAEFDGRRKKRVIVKVMGE